A stretch of the Clostridium fungisolvens genome encodes the following:
- a CDS encoding glycoside hydrolase family 13 protein, protein MERKWWKEGVAYQIYVRSFKDSNGDGIGDLRGIIEKLDYIKSLGVDMIYLNPINKSPNEDNGYDISDFEDIMVEFGDLDVFDELLKGIHQRNMRLIMDMVINHSSDEHPWFIEAKKSKENKYRDYYIWSKGKGNNPPNNWGSFFGGSAWELDENTEEYYLHIFSKKQPDLNWTNKKLRQDMKSMLRYWVEKGVDGFRMDAINHLAKDMNFPDGEIKEGALYGDFIPYVQNLPEVHDYLKELKRDVFTDSHVVIGETGGINYENAHVYTGVDNKELDFTFHFDLHSVGKGDNPWERIGIDLIKDVKEKMTGWATRDEKEGWCPIFYSNHDTTRTVSRLGDDKKYHKLSAKMLAALQLTHKGTPFIYYGDEIGMTNAENFKLEDYRDASIFTRYDEFVLSGMVSHENYIKGLNLTSRDNSRTPMQWNDKKNAGFTDSTPWINVNSNYQAINVEKQEKDYDSILNFYKKLIALRNKELALVYGTFKEVDKENTSIYSYLRILGNKKILVICNFFGKDAQLKLSDEILLSNFKLEVCNYESDEDNSQIKNESIINLRPYEARVYISET, encoded by the coding sequence TTGGAAAGAAAGTGGTGGAAAGAAGGCGTAGCATATCAGATTTATGTAAGAAGTTTTAAAGATTCCAATGGAGACGGTATAGGTGATTTAAGGGGGATAATTGAAAAGTTAGATTATATTAAATCTCTAGGAGTTGATATGATATATTTAAATCCAATTAACAAATCTCCGAATGAAGATAATGGATATGATATCAGTGACTTTGAAGATATAATGGTGGAGTTTGGTGATTTAGATGTTTTTGATGAACTTCTAAAAGGCATACATCAAAGAAATATGAGGCTTATAATGGATATGGTAATAAATCATAGTTCTGATGAACACCCTTGGTTTATAGAAGCGAAAAAATCAAAAGAAAATAAATACAGAGATTACTATATTTGGAGCAAAGGAAAAGGAAACAATCCACCTAATAATTGGGGGTCATTCTTTGGAGGAAGTGCATGGGAATTAGATGAAAATACAGAGGAGTATTATCTTCATATATTTTCTAAGAAGCAGCCAGATTTAAATTGGACAAACAAAAAGCTAAGGCAAGATATGAAGAGTATGCTTCGATATTGGGTTGAAAAAGGTGTAGATGGTTTCAGAATGGATGCCATAAATCATTTAGCGAAGGATATGAATTTTCCAGATGGAGAAATCAAAGAAGGAGCGCTTTATGGTGACTTCATACCTTATGTGCAGAACCTTCCTGAAGTTCATGATTATCTTAAAGAGTTAAAAAGAGATGTATTTACTGACAGTCATGTGGTTATTGGAGAGACTGGTGGAATCAACTACGAGAATGCTCATGTGTATACTGGAGTTGATAACAAGGAGTTAGATTTTACTTTTCATTTTGATTTACATAGTGTAGGTAAAGGCGACAATCCATGGGAGAGAATTGGTATTGATCTTATAAAAGATGTAAAAGAAAAAATGACTGGTTGGGCTACTAGAGATGAAAAAGAAGGCTGGTGTCCAATATTTTACTCAAATCATGATACTACAAGAACTGTATCAAGATTAGGAGATGATAAAAAATATCATAAGTTGTCTGCAAAGATGTTAGCAGCCTTGCAATTAACTCATAAGGGAACACCATTTATATATTATGGTGATGAAATTGGTATGACTAATGCAGAAAATTTTAAGTTAGAGGACTATAGAGATGCATCTATATTTACCCGTTATGATGAATTTGTTTTATCAGGTATGGTAAGTCATGAAAATTATATTAAAGGATTAAATCTTACTTCAAGAGATAACTCAAGAACTCCGATGCAATGGAATGATAAGAAGAATGCAGGATTTACCGATTCAACTCCTTGGATTAATGTTAACTCAAATTATCAAGCTATAAATGTTGAGAAGCAAGAAAAAGACTATGATTCTATACTGAATTTTTATAAAAAGCTTATTGCTTTAAGAAATAAAGAATTAGCCTTAGTGTATGGAACTTTTAAAGAAGTAGATAAAGAAAATACTTCAATTTATTCATATCTAAGAATATTAGGAAATAAAAAAATTCTAGTTATATGTAATTTCTTTGGAAAAGACGCACAGCTCAAGCTTTCTGATGAGATCCTTTTGAGTAATTTTAAGCTTGAAGTTTGCAACTATGAAAGCGATGAAGATAATTCACAAATAAAAAACGAAAGTATAATAAACCTAAGACCCTATGAAGCAAGAGTTTATATATCTGAGACATAA
- a CDS encoding alpha-amylase family glycosyl hydrolase, with amino-acid sequence MRKKLSSFIMLILTISLFFGCTKQTVAQKDQENYDGRAFYEIFVRSFNDSNGDGIGDLKGVTEKLDYLKDLGVNGIWLMPINDSPSYHGYDVTDYYKINPQYGTMEDLKNLLAEAHKRDIKILMDMVINHTSTENKWFKEAKADKNSKYRDYYIWSTDTNVENEISKMGTKPWTKNTTLNDYYYSIFWEGMPDLNYDNKEVRQEMKNIAKYYEDLGVDGFRLDAAKWIYDDQDKNLQWWKEYNDYCKSINKNFVLTGEVWDNLFAMAPYQESLDSVFDFPLADSITKGVSGQSIEDLPTEIKDNYDTLKEKNKNFVPAPFLSNHDQNRVMDNLGDTEKMKMAAAIYLTLPGTPYIYYGEEVGMTGSKPDENIREPFIWDNKDTSKNTKWMESTNDADKVALNVQKADKDSIYNFYKKLLELRNNYKALRLGDVDKVETNDSGILDMKRTYEKDNIFVIVNSTSADCKIPLEKGKYEVLLDNKDNKKIKSDGNINIKAGEILILKK; translated from the coding sequence ATGAGAAAAAAATTAAGTAGTTTCATAATGCTTATTTTAACAATCTCTTTATTTTTTGGATGCACAAAGCAAACGGTTGCACAGAAAGATCAAGAGAATTATGATGGAAGAGCTTTCTATGAGATTTTTGTAAGATCTTTTAATGACAGTAATGGAGATGGTATTGGTGATCTCAAAGGAGTAACGGAAAAATTGGACTACCTTAAAGATTTAGGTGTGAACGGGATATGGTTGATGCCTATAAATGACTCGCCTTCATATCATGGGTATGATGTAACTGATTACTACAAAATAAATCCACAGTATGGAACAATGGAAGATCTAAAGAACCTTTTAGCTGAAGCCCATAAAAGGGATATAAAGATATTAATGGATATGGTTATTAATCATACATCCACTGAAAATAAGTGGTTTAAGGAAGCAAAAGCTGATAAGAATAGTAAGTATAGGGATTATTATATATGGAGTACAGATACTAATGTAGAAAATGAAATCTCAAAAATGGGAACAAAACCATGGACTAAAAATACTACACTTAATGATTATTACTATTCTATATTCTGGGAAGGTATGCCTGACCTAAATTATGATAACAAAGAAGTAAGACAAGAGATGAAAAATATAGCTAAATACTATGAAGACTTAGGGGTTGATGGTTTTAGATTAGATGCGGCAAAATGGATATATGATGACCAAGATAAAAATCTGCAGTGGTGGAAAGAATACAATGACTATTGTAAGAGTATAAATAAAAACTTTGTATTAACTGGAGAGGTTTGGGATAATCTTTTTGCTATGGCACCTTATCAGGAATCTTTAGATAGTGTCTTCGATTTTCCACTTGCTGATTCAATAACCAAAGGTGTTAGTGGTCAAAGTATAGAAGATTTACCTACTGAGATTAAGGATAACTATGATACACTAAAAGAAAAAAATAAGAACTTTGTTCCAGCACCTTTTTTAAGTAATCATGATCAGAATAGAGTTATGGACAATCTTGGAGATACTGAGAAGATGAAAATGGCAGCAGCTATATATCTTACATTGCCTGGAACACCTTATATATATTATGGAGAAGAAGTTGGAATGACTGGATCAAAACCAGATGAAAATATAAGGGAACCATTTATTTGGGACAACAAAGATACTAGTAAAAATACAAAGTGGATGGAAAGTACAAATGATGCTGATAAGGTAGCTCTTAATGTACAAAAAGCTGATAAAGATTCAATATATAATTTTTATAAAAAGCTTTTAGAATTAAGAAATAATTATAAAGCCCTTAGACTCGGAGATGTTGATAAGGTTGAAACAAATGACAGTGGAATATTAGATATGAAGAGAACATATGAAAAAGATAATATATTTGTAATAGTAAATAGTACTTCTGCTGACTGCAAGATTCCTTTAGAAAAAGGAAAATACGAAGTTTTACTAGATAATAAGGATAATAAAAAAATTAAGAGTGATGGAAATATAAATATCAAAGCAGGAGAAATTCTAATATTGAAGAAGTAA
- a CDS encoding GtrA family protein, with the protein MEENSKLKAIIQFITYSLVGSSNVIIDLIVLNILWTVTGLTVGRINFLFKLISFCIYSTSGYLLNKKFTFKTESKSSSYFGYVSLLGILSFLDAVIIANLTRHNIFHIHRFFWANISAFLAAMLTGILGFIINKFVIFNKED; encoded by the coding sequence ATGGAAGAAAATTCTAAACTAAAAGCTATAATACAATTTATAACTTATTCATTGGTTGGTTCAAGTAATGTAATAATTGATCTTATCGTTTTAAATATACTATGGACAGTTACTGGACTAACAGTTGGCAGAATAAACTTTTTATTTAAGCTGATTTCATTTTGCATATATTCAACTAGTGGATATTTATTAAACAAGAAGTTTACATTTAAAACTGAATCTAAATCCTCTTCTTATTTTGGATATGTAAGCCTTCTAGGGATATTATCGTTCTTAGATGCTGTAATAATAGCTAACCTTACAAGACATAATATTTTTCATATACACAGATTTTTTTGGGCCAACATATCAGCTTTCTTAGCTGCTATGCTTACAGGAATTTTAGGTTTTATAATAAATAAGTTCGTTATTTTTAATAAAGAAGATTAA
- a CDS encoding NCS2 family permease — protein sequence MNNLLEKLFKLKENDTDVKTELLGGLTSFITVAYALLVIPNILKMSGMNLAGLKGDAAAKLLISNDPIVASAFASTCLAAAIGTLIMAFRANLPFILAPGLGLVSFFSFNVCLNLGYTWQQGLAAVFISGLVFVLITVTSIREKIVMALPENIKLAITAGIGLFISLIGLKSGGVIVANPATLMAFGDFTNKATILTIIGVLIIAVLMARKVKGAILIGIVVTTLIGIPMGVTTIDTSTKIFSMPTIGATFFALDFKGLLSHNGSGVIGAFLSVAMVVITLSLVDLFDSIGTLVGTAGRAGMVDKEGNVKNLRKALESDAIATTIGGLLGTTTISTVVESASGISEGARTGLANIVPGVLFIVSMFFSGVVGIIPSSATSPALIIVGVLMLSAVKDIDFSDFTEAVPVFFTIAMMPFTYSIANGIAVGLIFYPLMKVLNGRHKEVHPILYVFAVLFIVRFVLLPG from the coding sequence ATGAACAATTTATTAGAGAAGCTGTTTAAATTAAAAGAGAATGACACAGATGTCAAAACAGAACTTCTTGGGGGATTAACATCTTTTATTACTGTTGCTTATGCGCTTTTGGTTATTCCAAATATCTTAAAAATGAGCGGAATGAACTTAGCAGGCTTAAAAGGCGATGCAGCAGCTAAACTTCTAATTTCAAATGATCCAATTGTAGCCTCAGCTTTTGCGTCTACATGTTTAGCAGCAGCAATAGGAACTCTTATAATGGCATTTCGAGCTAACCTGCCATTTATATTAGCACCAGGTCTTGGACTTGTATCTTTTTTTTCTTTTAATGTTTGCTTAAACTTAGGTTATACTTGGCAGCAAGGTCTTGCAGCTGTGTTTATATCAGGATTAGTATTTGTTCTTATTACTGTAACTTCTATAAGAGAGAAGATAGTAATGGCACTTCCTGAAAACATAAAACTTGCAATAACAGCAGGAATAGGATTATTTATATCATTAATAGGACTTAAGAGTGGTGGGGTTATAGTAGCTAATCCAGCAACTTTAATGGCTTTTGGTGATTTTACAAATAAAGCTACTATATTAACCATTATAGGAGTTTTAATAATTGCTGTACTTATGGCTAGAAAAGTTAAAGGGGCAATATTAATAGGAATAGTGGTTACAACTTTAATAGGTATACCTATGGGGGTTACAACTATTGATACTAGTACAAAGATTTTCTCGATGCCTACTATAGGAGCTACATTCTTTGCATTAGATTTTAAAGGTTTATTATCTCATAATGGATCAGGTGTAATTGGAGCTTTCTTAAGTGTAGCAATGGTAGTAATAACTTTAAGTTTAGTAGATTTATTCGATTCTATAGGTACTTTGGTTGGTACTGCTGGTAGAGCAGGAATGGTTGATAAAGAAGGAAATGTGAAAAATCTTAGAAAAGCTCTTGAAAGTGATGCTATTGCAACAACTATAGGAGGACTACTTGGAACTACGACAATTTCAACAGTTGTTGAATCTGCATCTGGTATATCTGAAGGTGCTAGAACTGGACTTGCCAATATTGTTCCAGGAGTACTTTTCATAGTTTCAATGTTTTTTAGTGGAGTTGTTGGTATAATACCATCAAGTGCAACATCACCAGCACTTATAATAGTTGGAGTTTTAATGCTTAGTGCAGTAAAGGATATTGATTTCAGTGATTTTACAGAAGCTGTTCCAGTATTTTTTACAATTGCAATGATGCCATTTACATACAGCATAGCAAATGGAATAGCGGTAGGATTGATATTCTATCCATTGATGAAAGTCTTAAACGGAAGACATAAAGAAGTTCATCCAATTCTATATGTATTTGCAGTTTTATTTATAGTAAGATTTGTTTTATTACCAGGTTAA
- a CDS encoding alpha/beta family hydrolase, producing the protein MKKKKNILIVLTIILVLILTSAVIYLNTYYKADESVEVMASKQPTITIIDKDKYIELLPREKSDVGFIFYPGGKVDEKAYIKFMQKIADKGFNVYIAKMPFKLAVFNSNAANQIIKDNKDINTWAIGGHSLGGVMAESFAYSNQDKIKALAFYGSYPLSDKSLKESHIKVISLWGSEDKVADLDKIKASKDDLPDTTVFKEIDGGNHGGFGSYGHQKGDGEAIIDNNQQQAIAAEATVNMLKDIK; encoded by the coding sequence ATGAAAAAAAAGAAAAATATATTAATAGTATTAACAATAATTTTAGTTCTAATACTTACTTCAGCTGTGATTTATTTAAATACTTACTATAAGGCTGATGAAAGTGTAGAGGTTATGGCAAGCAAACAACCTACTATTACGATAATAGATAAAGACAAATATATAGAATTGCTACCAAGAGAAAAAAGTGATGTGGGATTTATATTTTATCCAGGTGGAAAGGTTGATGAAAAAGCTTATATAAAATTTATGCAAAAGATTGCAGATAAAGGTTTCAATGTGTATATCGCAAAAATGCCGTTTAAATTAGCTGTTTTTAACAGTAATGCAGCAAATCAGATAATTAAAGATAACAAAGATATAAATACTTGGGCCATTGGTGGACATTCTTTAGGAGGAGTAATGGCAGAAAGTTTTGCTTACAGTAACCAAGACAAGATAAAAGCACTGGCATTTTACGGATCATATCCATTAAGTGATAAGAGCTTGAAAGAAAGTCATATTAAAGTCATAAGTCTTTGGGGATCGGAAGACAAAGTGGCTGACTTAGATAAGATTAAGGCTTCAAAGGATGATCTTCCTGATACTACTGTGTTCAAGGAAATAGATGGCGGTAATCACGGTGGCTTTGGAAGTTATGGACATCAAAAAGGAGATGGAGAAGCTATAATAGATAACAATCAGCAACAAGCTATAGCTGCTGAAGCTACTGTTAATATGTTAAAAGATATTAAATAA
- a CDS encoding insulinase family protein produces the protein MTLRLNEVQHGFKLIEEREIKEISSKAYVFEHEKSGARLIKIDNNDDNKVFSIGFRTPPEDSTGLTHILEHSVLCGSRKFNTKEPFVELLKGSLNTFLNAMTYPDKTIYPVASRNEKDYFNLMDVYMDAVLYPNIYKHPEIFMQEGWHYNIEDPKDELTYNGVVYNEMKGAYSSPESLMYRMVTKTVLPDTPYKEASGGDPDVIPDLTYEKFVNYHKKYYHPSNSYILLYGDGQLDKELKFLDENYLKDFDKIEVKSNIPTQKSFESLKEHSFEYGISEEDTLDDKTYLNLNFVIGKADEGELALAFEILTHMLLKTPAAPLKKALLDNGIGKAVSGEYSGSTKQPVLTIVAKNCNEKDKDRFKDVVYSTLKELVDKGIDKETIEASINRIEFELREGEYDGYPKGLIHYTRIMDSWLYEGDPFVHLEYDKYFESIKTALKTNYFEDLIKKYILDNNHSSFIILRPKKGLNEEKQKALRDKLDSVKKTLSEAEIKTLIDKCKTLKERQNTADTEEALASIPMLSIDDIDRKAEVLPLEERTLGGVKVLYHKLFTNKIAYLNLYFNCKALSSEDVVYVRFLADILGKLDTKNYNYGTLSNKININTGGIAYSPVSYSLNGKEGEYTPYLLINLKTLLSKLENGVDLLGEIIQNTIFDKEDRLLQLIKEMRSRIEGRLIDNGHRLALRKILAYCTEKGKYDEITLGLTYYQFLCKLEEDFDSKKSDIISKLKESSEAIFNKNNLVISYSSEEEDYNVLEKVAPKILSYLGEADIFNDRFDFGEIVTNEGLLTQGNVQYVAKGGNFIKKGFSYHGSLNVLETISGFDYLWNNVRVKGGAYGVFANFRRDGGAYIVSYRDPNIRETIKVYDEMKDYLNNFRSNEREMTKYIIGTVRKLDYPMTTASKAEVATANYFSNITSEDIQRERDEVLQTDDKTIRSFAPLVESVMNEDLICVVGNENKIKENKELFNTLEKVIK, from the coding sequence ATGACTTTAAGATTAAATGAAGTACAACATGGTTTTAAACTTATAGAAGAAAGAGAAATAAAAGAGATAAGTTCAAAAGCATATGTATTTGAGCATGAGAAAAGCGGAGCAAGATTAATTAAAATAGATAATAATGATGATAATAAGGTTTTTTCTATCGGATTTAGAACACCTCCAGAGGACAGTACAGGGCTTACTCATATATTGGAGCATTCAGTTTTATGTGGTTCAAGAAAGTTTAATACAAAAGAACCTTTTGTAGAGCTTTTAAAGGGTTCTTTAAATACCTTTTTGAATGCCATGACGTACCCTGATAAGACCATATATCCAGTAGCTTCAAGAAATGAAAAAGATTATTTTAATTTGATGGATGTATATATGGATGCAGTTTTATATCCTAATATATACAAACATCCTGAGATATTTATGCAAGAAGGCTGGCACTATAATATCGAAGATCCAAAGGATGAATTGACTTACAATGGTGTAGTTTACAATGAAATGAAAGGGGCGTATTCGTCTCCAGAATCCTTGATGTATAGAATGGTTACTAAGACGGTTTTACCTGATACTCCTTATAAAGAAGCATCAGGAGGAGATCCGGATGTTATCCCGGATTTAACTTATGAAAAGTTCGTTAATTATCATAAAAAATATTATCACCCATCCAACAGCTATATATTGTTATACGGAGATGGACAATTAGATAAGGAATTAAAATTCTTAGATGAAAACTACTTAAAAGATTTTGATAAAATTGAAGTTAAATCTAATATACCAACTCAAAAGTCTTTTGAAAGTTTAAAAGAACATTCTTTTGAATATGGAATTTCAGAAGAGGATACTCTAGATGATAAAACTTACTTGAATCTAAACTTTGTAATAGGAAAAGCTGATGAAGGTGAGTTGGCATTAGCTTTTGAGATACTTACTCATATGCTTCTAAAAACACCTGCAGCTCCACTTAAAAAAGCTTTATTAGATAATGGAATAGGTAAAGCTGTATCTGGAGAGTATAGTGGTTCTACAAAACAACCTGTACTAACCATAGTTGCTAAAAACTGCAATGAGAAAGATAAAGATAGATTTAAGGACGTTGTATATTCAACCTTGAAGGAACTTGTAGATAAGGGCATAGACAAAGAAACAATAGAAGCATCAATTAATAGAATAGAGTTTGAATTAAGAGAAGGAGAGTATGATGGATATCCAAAAGGACTTATACACTATACTCGAATTATGGATAGCTGGTTATATGAAGGAGATCCTTTTGTTCACTTAGAATATGATAAATACTTTGAAAGCATAAAGACTGCTTTGAAAACTAACTATTTTGAAGATCTAATAAAAAAATATATATTAGACAATAATCATAGTTCATTTATTATACTTAGACCTAAAAAAGGTCTTAATGAAGAAAAGCAAAAGGCTTTAAGAGATAAGTTAGACAGCGTAAAGAAAACTTTAAGCGAAGCTGAGATAAAAACTTTAATTGATAAATGTAAGACTCTTAAAGAAAGACAAAATACTGCAGACACTGAAGAAGCATTAGCTTCAATCCCAATGCTTTCAATTGATGATATAGATAGAAAGGCTGAAGTATTACCGCTTGAAGAGAGAACTTTAGGGGGTGTTAAAGTTCTATATCACAAGTTGTTTACAAATAAAATAGCATACCTAAATTTATATTTTAACTGTAAGGCCCTAAGCAGTGAAGATGTGGTTTATGTTAGATTTTTAGCAGATATATTAGGAAAACTGGATACTAAAAATTACAATTATGGAACCTTATCAAATAAAATTAATATAAATACAGGTGGTATTGCTTACAGCCCAGTAAGTTACTCACTAAATGGAAAAGAAGGAGAATATACTCCGTATTTACTTATAAATCTTAAAACATTACTAAGTAAGTTAGAAAATGGAGTGGATTTATTAGGAGAAATAATACAAAATACGATTTTTGATAAGGAAGACAGACTTCTTCAATTGATTAAAGAGATGAGATCTAGAATAGAAGGTAGACTAATAGATAATGGGCATAGATTGGCTTTAAGAAAGATATTAGCTTACTGCACAGAAAAAGGGAAATATGATGAAATAACCTTAGGACTTACTTATTATCAGTTTTTATGTAAGCTTGAAGAAGATTTTGATAGCAAAAAGAGTGATATTATTTCAAAATTAAAAGAAAGTTCTGAGGCTATATTTAATAAAAATAATCTAGTAATAAGCTATTCCTCAGAAGAAGAAGATTACAATGTATTAGAGAAAGTTGCACCTAAGATTTTATCATACTTAGGAGAAGCAGACATTTTTAATGATAGATTTGATTTTGGTGAGATTGTAACCAATGAAGGTCTTTTAACTCAAGGAAATGTACAGTATGTTGCAAAAGGTGGAAACTTCATTAAGAAAGGCTTTAGCTATCATGGTTCTTTAAATGTATTAGAGACTATATCTGGTTTTGATTATTTATGGAATAACGTAAGAGTCAAAGGTGGAGCTTATGGTGTATTTGCAAACTTTAGGAGAGATGGAGGAGCATACATCGTTTCTTATAGGGACCCTAATATTAGGGAAACAATAAAAGTCTACGATGAGATGAAGGATTACCTAAATAACTTTAGAAGTAATGAAAGAGAAATGACAAAGTATATTATAGGAACTGTGCGAAAATTAGATTATCCGATGACAACAGCATCAAAAGCAGAGGTTGCCACTGCAAATTATTTCAGTAATATCACATCTGAAGATATACAAAGAGAAAGAGATGAAGTGCTTCAAACTGATGATAAAACTATAAGAAGCTTTGCGCCATTAGTAGAAAGTGTAATGAATGAAGATTTGATTTGTGTTGTAGGTAATGAAAATAAGATAAAAGAAAATAAAGAATTATTTAACACTTTAGAAAAAGTAATAAAATAG
- a CDS encoding MutS-related protein — protein sequence MFGKRNYIQYLRYIWPKGDERSREFKIIRQYHDIMKKDSRFYIDDQTWNDLDMDKVYSGIDRTISSPGEEVFYHMLREPIDDVNVLKDRDKLIEFFRNNNEAREKIQLQLFKLGRKKNNYIIKMLKEGLTEDKSKMWLYNLLGLIIPIIIAIGAVFKGVPFLAWLLPVYFINTYIHSKERNRMNVDGIMYLGSVIKTAKNLSKNQYEEFKCYSTRLGELYKKIEYIAKNSISFGRMEGNDALLDFAYIFFLMQERVYLKMADKINQNKEELIEIYKLVGEVDSLIGFAAYRECISSFSKPTFVNGEAYLDINKGIHPLVENPIDNSITLSRNGIILTGTNMSGKSTFLRMVGINVLLAQTFYTCLSESYEGTYMKLMSSISPSDDVTSGKSFYLGEAEAMLRLINSAKDGKPMLCLIDEIFRGTNPVERISASGEILKYIMNYNTLVIAATHDHEIAKLVGQKYKCYYFSEEINDDEGLTFDYKIKQGVSPTRNAIKLLKFLGYPKEIIDGSLNNIIDN from the coding sequence ATGTTTGGAAAAAGAAACTATATTCAGTACTTAAGATACATATGGCCTAAAGGTGATGAAAGAAGTCGCGAATTTAAAATCATAAGGCAATATCATGATATTATGAAGAAGGATTCTCGGTTTTATATCGATGATCAGACTTGGAATGATCTGGATATGGACAAGGTTTATAGCGGTATAGATAGAACTATTTCTTCACCCGGTGAAGAAGTGTTTTATCATATGTTGAGGGAACCAATAGATGATGTGAATGTTCTAAAAGACAGAGACAAATTGATTGAATTTTTTAGAAACAACAATGAAGCAAGAGAGAAAATCCAACTTCAGCTCTTCAAACTTGGAAGAAAGAAAAATAATTATATTATAAAGATGTTAAAAGAAGGTCTTACAGAAGATAAATCAAAAATGTGGCTTTATAACCTATTAGGTTTAATTATACCAATTATAATTGCCATCGGTGCTGTCTTTAAGGGAGTACCATTTTTAGCTTGGCTATTACCTGTATATTTTATAAATACATATATTCATTCTAAGGAAAGAAACAGAATGAATGTAGATGGTATTATGTATTTAGGCTCAGTGATTAAAACTGCTAAAAATCTCAGCAAAAACCAATATGAAGAATTTAAATGTTACTCAACAAGACTAGGTGAACTTTACAAAAAAATAGAATATATTGCGAAGAATTCTATTTCATTTGGAAGAATGGAAGGTAACGACGCTTTATTAGATTTTGCATATATCTTTTTCTTGATGCAAGAGAGAGTCTATCTGAAAATGGCAGATAAAATTAATCAAAATAAAGAGGAATTAATTGAAATATATAAATTAGTAGGTGAAGTTGATAGCTTAATAGGATTCGCGGCCTATAGGGAGTGTATTAGCAGTTTTTCAAAACCTACTTTTGTGAATGGAGAGGCTTATCTTGATATAAATAAGGGGATACATCCTCTAGTTGAAAATCCAATCGATAACTCAATAACGTTATCAAGGAATGGTATCATTCTTACAGGAACAAATATGTCAGGTAAGTCAACTTTTTTAAGAATGGTTGGTATAAATGTTTTATTGGCTCAAACCTTTTATACATGTTTAAGTGAAAGTTATGAGGGAACATATATGAAGCTTATGTCATCTATAAGTCCATCAGATGATGTAACTAGTGGTAAGAGTTTTTATTTAGGTGAGGCAGAAGCTATGCTAAGGCTTATAAACAGTGCGAAAGATGGAAAACCAATGTTATGTCTTATAGATGAAATATTCAGAGGGACAAACCCTGTTGAGAGAATATCGGCATCAGGAGAAATTCTTAAATATATTATGAACTATAATACTTTGGTAATAGCTGCTACCCATGATCATGAAATTGCAAAGCTAGTGGGGCAAAAATATAAGTGCTATTATTTTAGTGAAGAGATTAATGATGATGAGGGATTGACCTTTGACTATAAGATAAAACAGGGAGTTTCACCAACAAGAAATGCAATAAAACTTTTGAAATTCTTAGGATATCCTAAAGAAATAATTGACGGTTCTTTAAACAATATAATAGATAATTAG